The region GCGATTGTTGCACCCCTTTATTGCCTCCCCTTTATTTTCTAGCCGATCGTTTTGTTAGCTACTCGGGAGGATGCATTTTCCACGCCGGCGGACCGCGgaaattcgatcgatttccgaaGTTCTCCGAAGCGTGTTTCGGGGCGGGAGCGGCCATGAGCAGTACCCAAGTCAGTCAGTTGTCGGGTTGCATAGCGACTCCTATTGTTTCTTTCCGGTGTGTGGCCCCGGTGTTGCCAATCCATTGCGCTCACCATGCTCCAGGACAGCTACGAATATGATTACTTCTACGAGGAGGATAAAATGTAAGCTTTTAACCCGGTATTCGTCGTGAATCCCGTGCTCTGCTTCAATTTTTACTTGTTTCAATTACTGCCCCCCTTTATTCGGTTGCAATGTTTCTCCGTTTGTATTGTTCCGTTCGCTGTGAATTGGTGTCGTGTTTCTTCAACTAAATGCTCAAATTTGTCCATGGCTTCTGGCCATGGGTGGACCATGCTTTCCGTGTTCATCAGCAATTGTTTCAAAAATTGAGGCCCCAAACAGAATAACGcggaaaaataaagaaaccaTATGGTCACTACTTGTTTGCATACGCGACGCAGATAAAGACACTCTTCGCCATCGCGGCCCCTTTTACGCATGCTCCACATTTGtacgtttcgttcgttctgatatgttttgctgcctgcctgcctgccgtgTTCGATTGTTGGATAAACTCGTACCTTATCGCCGTCCTTGCCGTAGCATTAAGTTTGAAGCTAAGAATTAAAGGATAACAAGTGCCTACGGTCGCCCTACACGATGGCTGAAAGCCCAACTGGCACGTGGTGTGATGAATCAACTGCACTTTTGCTGTTTGACGAAGCAGGAGACAAGTGAGTAGAAGGCCGACGATCCGTGGTACTTCGAACGGAGCACTACGAGCGGAGAGACTTTTCATGGGCTTCCTTCCCTTAACAACCCGGGATTCAACGGGGCGCACAGGACTGCGACCGATACCGGATCCTGTCGTGCGACGAACGTCGAGGGAATCATTGATGCACCCCCGCCGAGTGGCTTGATGGGACCACTGATCGATATGGATAATGGCAGGGGTGGTGCTACCAGCACCCGCAGTAAGCTACTGCCCCGTATCGGTCGCCGGAAGGACAGCAAAAGGAACCAGGGCTTCCTGGAGGAACCAGTACTACCGGCAGGCGCTGGAGAAGAGCAGCATACGGAGgaaaacccacccaccgataagcaaacgaaggaaaactcgAAACCAAGCACGACACGCTTGGAGGAGATTGCATTTGCCACGAATGACGACCTTCCGGATCCGGTGTTGTATGCGGACGGTTGCGTCGATGATAATAAGATAATTATGCTCTGCCAGCGCCAGGAAATGGAGCGTCTGTAAGTGTGTTGTTCGGCTGGTTCCGTGACTGCCGTTAGTGTGctctgggtgtgtgtttgagtgtgtgtgcttgcATTTGTGGACTACGCTTATCTATAGATAGTAGAAGATGCATTCAGTGGCGAGTGCTTCCACGAGTCCTACCTTGAGCTTTGCCTTGTTTGAGTGTAAGTGCCACGGTTCGAATTGCTTTATTGAGTTTTGATTATGGCTTGGCTAGAGTTGACTTAAGTTCGTCCTTGTTAGGAGTATATACTCACTGCTATCTAACCACTAGTGTGTCCCCTGGCACGGAATTCAGCTTAATTTTATCCTCCTTCCGCCTAGGGGTATGACGGTTAGCTCGGGAACCGTCATTATCAAAAAGGATACCAGTAACTTGATCGGCATAAGCATCGGTGGAGGAGCTCCGCTGTGCCCCTGTCTATACATCGTCCAGGTATGTCCTTGCATAGCATAAAGATGAAATCCCAAATGGGctgatcgtttgtttgtttgttttttgcggcCAAAGGTTTTCGATGGAACTCCGGCAGCCCGCGAAGGTACGCTGCAGAGCGGTGACGAGCTGCTAGGAGTCAACGGTGTGTCCGTGAAGGGCAAAACGAAGGTGGAGGTCGCCAAGATGATTCAATCCGCGACGGACGAGGTGACGGTACACTACAACAAGCTACACGCGGATCCAACGCAGGGCGAAACACTGGATATCGTGCTGAAAAAGATGAAGCACCGGCTGGTGGAGAAAATGTCCAGCAGTACCGCCGATACGCTCGGGCTATCACGGGCCATCCTGTGCAATGATTCGCTCGTCAAGCGTCTCCAGGAGCTGGAACGAACCGAGACGATGTACAAGGGTTTGGTGGATCACGCGAGAAGGTAGGTTGGGGGGCACGGTTACGGGGCAGTGACCGGTCGATATCACGCAAGTCCGTCTCCTTTCACAGAATGCTGAAGGCCCACTTTGATGTCCTGCAGACGTACCAGGCGTTCGGTAATGTGTTCGCTTCGATCAGTGTACGGGAACCACAACCTCGCGCATCGGAAGCGTTCCGTATTTTCGGTGAGCTCCACCGGAGTATGGAGAAGGACGGCATTAAGATGATCAAATCCCTGAAACCGATACTGGCCGACATGGGCACCTACCTGCACAAGGCCATTCCCGACACCAAGCTGACGGTGAAGCGATATGCCGACGCCAAGTTCAGCTATTTGTCGTACTGTCTGAAGATCAAAGAGATGGACGACGAAGAGCATGGGTATGCGGCCATCCAGGAGCCACTGTATCGCGTCGAGACCGGGAACTATGAGTACCGGTTGATACTGCGGTGCCGCCAGGAAGCCCGGCTTAAGTTTGCCAAGCTGCGGAGCGATGTGCTGGAGAAGatcgagctgctcgagtgcAAGCACGCCCGTGATCTGGCTAGCCAGTTGCGCAAGTTCATCGAAGGATTGGCCACGCTCGCCACCGAGACGGTGGAGCGGTTGGAAGCGATACCGAATCTGTTCCCGATCGAGGTGGATTTGAAAGCCAGCGCATTTCAGTACAAATCGGCCATCAAGTTCCAGGCGGAAGAGTACGTGGACGATGTGGAAACGGTACAGGCGGAGGAAGCGCTGGAGGAGCGGGACGCGAAGGTACGATCGGAGAGCCAACGGCCGCCAACGGCAACTGACGGAGTGTCGCACCGACCGAATGGCAGCGATCTGGAGGGCCAGCTGCTGAGTGGATTCGATGAGGTGGATCTAGGCAAAGGGTCCTCGAACGGTAGTGCAACGGCACAGAATGATTTGCTGGACGAGCTTGGACTCGCCGGGATCGATCTTTCCATCGGAAGCAAACCTCTCGGCGGCAATCTGATGGATGATCTTCTGGGGCCGGAACTGGATCTTTTCAAGTGAGCTGTAGCTTTGCATTTCGATCGAGGTTTCGGATTAGATTCTTGTCTCGGAATCGGCACGGTGTACACCAACATGTTTCATATGTTTTCGTATCCATGTGTTTCTAATGttacaaataaataatatcaTTTATACTGTGTACTGTCTCCTGGTCCTGATATCGTTCTGTACATAAATATTGCGCGGCCCTTCGCCTGTGGCCTCTGTGGTTGTGTATTGTTGAGAAGTGTTTGGTTCGTTGTGCGCATCATACCTTCGCCACTGAAGGTGGTGTAACCCTATAACCCACCGTTTGAGGTAACCTATTCCGTGCTATAGTCGCTGCTTCGATTTGAGTATTTCCGGTTCTTCCGGGGAGGGAGTTCCCAGTGTCGATCGTTTGATGGGCTTACCGTACTACGCACCGCTGCTTATCTCCTAACACCCTTACATGCTAGCACACATCCTTGGTTTGACTTAAGGCGCACTATACGGATACCGCGTTCGGTATCGCCGGACGTACCACAGCTAGAGCGCCACATCCCGATACTTCCGAAAATCGTCCGATTCATTACCGAGCGATTGCCGGCTGTCGGTGGCCCCGTTCAGATACAGATTGTTCCCGTAGCCGTAGCTGGAAAGGTGCGAATGGTTTTTCCCGTAGCTGCCCGGACCACCATGTGGCAGTGCCGCATGTGGCGGATGACCGTTTGTGGCAAAgtatcctccaccaccgctgacCGGTGGTAgggcatgatgatgctgatgctggtgcagctggtaAAGATGGTACGGGTTCATCATGTGATAGTGATAGTAGGCCGGCGGATAAGCACTATACGCCGGATTGTACGCCAGCACGTTCCACGGGTTCATGGCGTAATTTTTAAGCAGATTAGGCCCATACCGATGGTACGGTAGGTCGTGCTTCTTCACCGGTAGCGGTGACTCCGAGAACGTTATGTTACCCAGGTTCTCGAGCGAAACACAGTTGCGCCCTAAGATTTTGCCGTTCTTGCCGTTCGCCGTCGATTCGATCGTGTAGTAGATCGGATCGCCACTCGATGGTGGACCACCGTGCTCACCGGGCACGGCAACCGTTCCCGTCTGGTCAGCGATCGCATTGGTGTCCTTTCCGGAGCGACTCCGCAGTGTCCCATTCTCAGGCACATCGTGTAGTTTGTTGTGGATTTGGTTCTTCAAATTGTTGCTCAGCACACTGTCGAGCTCGTCGGTGGTGTTTGCCATCGGTAGACCGGAGGACTCTTTGGCCTTTTTCTCGCTGATGGTGGCGTGTGTCGCGAGAAACTTGGGTGGAAAGATGAACCGCAGATCGAGCAGGGACTGCGTTTTCTTGCACTCGTTCACaatcggcggtggcggtggaccgATGTACTGGGACGGATTGAGTCCGAAAATGCTCGCATTGAACTCGCTCTGCGAACCGTACAGATTGTTGTACGCCGTGTACTGCTGCACGATGTCCATCGAGTTGGCCTCGTGCGGTACGTAGCCCGGATTGTCGAAGCCGGTCGAAGGTCGTCGGCTGGCCGGCACGGGGCCACCTGGCTGTTGGCTACGTTTGCTGGCGCGCAGCGAGTTCATGCCGTTGGTCGTGTTGAACGGCGTCGTCGGGGTCGGTGTCGTCAGCTGGAGCCTCGAGGCCAGCGATTCTAGCTGGGATAATACTTTCTTCTCCTGTCGCCATCTGCAAGAGGGAAGGGAGAGTGAAGGgttattttttattagagAATGATTGGCGATTTTTAACAACTCAACAACGATCGAACTAAATGATGAACACCAAGACACGCGATTGCTGTTGGTTAATGCTAATGGTATGCTCTTTGCCAAAGGTATGGACAACGATTACACCACATccttttgccatttcattGGTGATC is a window of Anopheles aquasalis chromosome 2, idAnoAquaMG_Q_19, whole genome shotgun sequence DNA encoding:
- the LOC126573206 gene encoding PRKCA-binding protein isoform X2, with the protein product MLQDSYEYDYFYEEDKMGMTVSSGTVIIKKDTSNLIGISIGGGAPLCPCLYIVQVFDGTPAAREGTLQSGDELLGVNGVSVKGKTKVEVAKMIQSATDEVTVHYNKLHADPTQGETLDIVLKKMKHRLVEKMSSSTADTLGLSRAILCNDSLVKRLQELERTETMYKGLVDHARRMLKAHFDVLQTYQAFGNVFASISVREPQPRASEAFRIFGELHRSMEKDGIKMIKSLKPILADMGTYLHKAIPDTKLTVKRYADAKFSYLSYCLKIKEMDDEEHGYAAIQEPLYRVETGNYEYRLILRCRQEARLKFAKLRSDVLEKIELLECKHARDLASQLRKFIEGLATLATETVERLEAIPNLFPIEVDLKASAFQYKSAIKFQAEEYVDDVETVQAEEALEERDAKVRSESQRPPTATDGVSHRPNGSDLEGQLLSGFDEVDLGKGSSNGSATAQNDLLDELGLAGIDLSIGSKPLGGNLMDDLLGPELDLFK
- the LOC126573212 gene encoding uncharacterized protein LOC126573212 yields the protein MGYFSKRNIFIYCCISACLSLLTYLVAFSCEISWILEARGDLPIPAYLLCAQYFILFISSAILIHGLSTGISWGLLSWSIIIGVLSVPELALVMYMTIQYWGLQSAHGLTELIGYLIRLIVNCLALLCVIPTALRWRQEKKVLSQLESLASRLQLTTPTPTTPFNTTNGMNSLRASKRSQQPGGPVPASRRPSTGFDNPGYVPHEANSMDIVQQYTAYNNLYGSQSEFNASIFGLNPSQYIGPPPPPIVNECKKTQSLLDLRFIFPPKFLATHATISEKKAKESSGLPMANTTDELDSVLSNNLKNQIHNKLHDVPENGTLRSRSGKDTNAIADQTGTVAVPGEHGGPPSSGDPIYYTIESTANGKNGKILGRNCVSLENLGNITFSESPLPVKKHDLPYHRYGPNLLKNYAMNPWNVLAYNPAYSAYPPAYYHYHMMNPYHLYQLHQHQHHHALPPVSGGGGYFATNGHPPHAALPHGGPGSYGKNHSHLSSYGYGNNLYLNGATDSRQSLGNESDDFRKYRDVAL
- the LOC126573206 gene encoding PRKCA-binding protein isoform X1, which gives rise to MAESPTGTWCDESTALLLFDEAGDKTATDTGSCRATNVEGIIDAPPPSGLMGPLIDMDNGRGGATSTRSKLLPRIGRRKDSKRNQGFLEEPVLPAGAGEEQHTEENPPTDKQTKENSKPSTTRLEEIAFATNDDLPDPVLYADGCVDDNKIIMLCQRQEMERLGMTVSSGTVIIKKDTSNLIGISIGGGAPLCPCLYIVQVFDGTPAAREGTLQSGDELLGVNGVSVKGKTKVEVAKMIQSATDEVTVHYNKLHADPTQGETLDIVLKKMKHRLVEKMSSSTADTLGLSRAILCNDSLVKRLQELERTETMYKGLVDHARRMLKAHFDVLQTYQAFGNVFASISVREPQPRASEAFRIFGELHRSMEKDGIKMIKSLKPILADMGTYLHKAIPDTKLTVKRYADAKFSYLSYCLKIKEMDDEEHGYAAIQEPLYRVETGNYEYRLILRCRQEARLKFAKLRSDVLEKIELLECKHARDLASQLRKFIEGLATLATETVERLEAIPNLFPIEVDLKASAFQYKSAIKFQAEEYVDDVETVQAEEALEERDAKVRSESQRPPTATDGVSHRPNGSDLEGQLLSGFDEVDLGKGSSNGSATAQNDLLDELGLAGIDLSIGSKPLGGNLMDDLLGPELDLFK